The following proteins come from a genomic window of Natronosalvus vescus:
- a CDS encoding PD-(D/E)XK nuclease family protein has protein sequence MSISRAKSLESLYEECKPFDLVLVPDAPLASALNRRLDRPHFGPFAITPRRLAARRREQAEDRLAFLAVIEQTELDWKEASYVVGNILQCWEYQGTVDAILEYEAFRTDATRTAVDCISKLDTTSRRLTAYTIEDEKAVAVVGIDQLTELEQSILPAEYDTIDPFTDESFDHPPFRVLDSPAAIVETVVDTATPANADKIGVVLDASSEYSSLVESALEAAEIPYYGGPGFTDDPQHRAFVQLLRCGHAGRDTRVGDVNDLFTRLGMPVAIEHAEKCVTDVDTEATNWLLEFSHSLESQTFETAIDAFERVTGTHLEAFRNELVTLGIADDPVTESAVDRLEFYLQTYEVPMDRENEGVLLADAQSAGHVDRPVVFYLGLDEGWTHSSPSRPWVDSDQAFERNIRGFQRLLQNGVDQYYLVQDTAGGSPVTPCLYFEELFDTDFERFSDLDAVHYGRSDRSMQEGFEKEPIHADTRTVDAISQSSLSTYVNCPREYFYSRLLDNPNKDYFVEGNLFHDFAEYYVAHPEHIDSADLGEVASVILEEVDPFLRGVERDIRRTKYRIGLETIVEFLEEHPPQGEAFVTADGGWGRNFFAEYYDRPAETPHTELWFENSELRIKGKIDLVFDRTRLLDYKSGSKKSAHSVVKHSAIDPPSDTPNFQALLYLAHQRSTQPGETLQFTFFHFLETLDEAVTGDSNLDQCLTTITYHPVPYEKHISSQEVFEELQDEAAKKCQKTFSQVSYDAYHRVFEANEFPATRDSGVLIDSAFAESVTDRMKDEVGDYKYVEQGCKQALRYLLRIRTQNYFSDDLDAFEEFVADRLEELNHCRSGGERFPVAGLAGEPNYRYVDHRDCILEGETR, from the coding sequence ATGTCGATCTCTCGAGCCAAATCACTCGAGTCTCTCTACGAGGAATGCAAACCGTTCGACCTCGTTCTCGTTCCTGATGCCCCGCTGGCCAGCGCGTTGAATCGTCGACTCGATCGCCCACATTTTGGCCCGTTTGCGATCACGCCGCGTCGACTCGCTGCACGCCGTCGAGAGCAGGCAGAAGATCGCCTCGCGTTCCTGGCGGTCATCGAGCAAACGGAACTCGATTGGAAGGAAGCCTCCTACGTGGTAGGGAACATCCTGCAGTGCTGGGAGTATCAGGGAACGGTGGACGCCATCCTCGAGTACGAGGCGTTCAGAACGGACGCGACCCGAACAGCCGTCGACTGCATTTCGAAGCTGGATACGACGTCTCGACGGCTCACTGCGTACACCATCGAGGACGAGAAGGCGGTTGCAGTCGTCGGCATCGACCAGCTCACCGAACTCGAGCAGTCGATTCTTCCGGCAGAATACGATACCATCGACCCCTTTACTGACGAGTCGTTCGACCATCCACCGTTTCGAGTTCTCGATTCGCCAGCAGCAATCGTCGAGACAGTGGTGGACACCGCGACGCCGGCAAACGCCGACAAAATCGGCGTCGTCCTCGACGCCTCGAGCGAGTATTCCTCACTGGTCGAATCCGCCCTCGAGGCCGCCGAGATTCCGTACTATGGTGGGCCCGGCTTCACCGATGACCCACAGCATCGAGCTTTCGTTCAGCTTCTCAGATGTGGGCATGCCGGTCGTGACACGCGCGTTGGCGACGTCAACGACCTGTTCACACGACTCGGAATGCCCGTCGCAATCGAACACGCCGAAAAGTGCGTCACCGACGTCGATACGGAAGCGACGAACTGGTTACTCGAATTCAGTCACTCACTCGAGTCACAGACGTTCGAGACCGCCATCGACGCCTTCGAGCGAGTCACGGGCACACACCTCGAGGCCTTTCGTAACGAATTGGTGACGCTTGGGATCGCGGACGATCCCGTTACCGAATCGGCTGTCGACCGTCTCGAATTCTACCTGCAGACGTACGAAGTGCCGATGGATCGCGAAAACGAGGGCGTGTTGCTCGCGGACGCCCAATCTGCTGGCCACGTCGATCGCCCGGTCGTCTTCTATCTCGGCCTGGACGAGGGCTGGACGCACTCGTCGCCGTCCCGCCCGTGGGTCGACAGCGATCAGGCGTTCGAACGCAACATCAGGGGGTTCCAGCGGTTACTCCAGAACGGTGTCGACCAGTACTACCTCGTTCAGGACACGGCTGGGGGCTCGCCCGTGACGCCGTGTTTGTACTTCGAGGAACTGTTCGACACTGACTTCGAGCGGTTCAGCGACCTCGACGCCGTTCACTATGGGCGAAGTGATCGCTCGATGCAAGAGGGATTCGAGAAAGAACCGATACACGCCGACACTCGAACGGTCGACGCGATCAGCCAGTCCAGTTTGAGTACCTACGTCAACTGCCCGCGTGAGTACTTCTACAGCCGCCTGCTCGATAATCCGAACAAGGACTATTTCGTCGAGGGCAATCTGTTTCACGACTTCGCGGAGTACTACGTCGCCCACCCAGAGCACATCGATTCGGCTGATCTGGGCGAAGTCGCGTCGGTGATACTCGAGGAAGTCGATCCGTTCCTCAGAGGCGTCGAGCGAGACATTCGTCGAACGAAATATCGAATCGGGCTCGAGACCATCGTCGAATTTCTGGAAGAACACCCGCCACAGGGTGAAGCGTTCGTCACCGCAGACGGTGGGTGGGGTCGAAATTTCTTTGCCGAGTACTACGATCGACCCGCAGAGACACCACACACCGAACTGTGGTTCGAGAATAGCGAGCTCAGAATAAAAGGCAAGATCGATCTCGTGTTCGACCGTACACGCCTCCTCGATTACAAGAGTGGCTCGAAAAAGTCAGCACACTCGGTCGTCAAACACTCTGCTATCGACCCGCCGAGCGACACGCCGAATTTCCAGGCGCTGTTGTACCTCGCACATCAGCGATCCACACAGCCGGGGGAGACGCTGCAGTTTACGTTTTTTCACTTCCTCGAAACGCTCGATGAAGCCGTTACTGGCGATTCGAACCTCGATCAGTGCCTGACGACGATCACGTATCACCCCGTTCCCTACGAGAAGCACATCTCGAGCCAGGAGGTCTTCGAGGAACTGCAGGACGAAGCCGCCAAAAAGTGCCAGAAGACGTTCTCACAGGTGTCTTACGATGCGTATCACCGTGTGTTCGAGGCGAACGAGTTCCCAGCGACGCGTGACAGTGGCGTACTGATAGATTCGGCGTTCGCCGAGTCGGTAACCGATCGGATGAAAGACGAGGTTGGGGATTACAAGTACGTCGAACAGGGGTGCAAGCAAGCGCTTCGATACCTCCTCCGAATTCGAACACAGAACTACTTCAGCGACGATCTGGACGCGTTCGAGGAGTTCGTAGCGGATCGACTCGAGGAACTGAACCACTGCCGAAGCGGAGGCGAGCGATTCCCGGTCGCTGGGCTCGCTGGGGAACCGAACTATCGCTACGTTGACCATCGCGACTGCATTCTCGAGGGTGAGACGCGATGA
- a CDS encoding UvrD-helicase domain-containing protein encodes MTTPNAHQQKLIESTDGIYVVDAGAGTGKTFTVTRRYAAIIDQDEIDPDDVLLVTFTNNAATEMKDRIVSQSGYGTRELADAPIQTFHSLCNEILVEHGFEAPTHLGIDDRITDSTRLLEDGNVEKSLFREFIRQFSDDHPEYDDFFRAITEPVQLLRLITQLASKGVFPTAEGWYRNGERYLDGDFDSFRTRFETLNEPRNGGRKQSRLRSKLGRYGKDTCYRSDAPERREIRGQGTKQVPADVASRVFEADRTQLKAFVHDVYHEYLSFALRRNYLNFGFLQLFAFVLLCEDHRVREDVAFEYVMVDEFQDSSEIQFKLALLLAGTDNVCVVGDWKQSIYSFQYAAVENITEFETRLHRFVEELNADTARIPWILETITKLELVENYRSTQAILEFSEHSLVTPAASTDDIDVEAVQDRIVSLSSNATYEHSRIEAIQHEDEHEAILTKIQEIVGNEAYQVEDGGELRRPEYADIAVLTRTRDFGRGLLAVAEPNGIPMAYEGGIELFRSDPAKLLLAWLRILESDADRGWAVVLEEAGYSLDEIKAILDTDAYPSTMETFKTELETLETVGGVAQRVFGRYGYDGATTDVLLTTIQSVHNTTSMTRGGLIDFIEHGIETGSTHDVHDSAGVNSVTVQTIHAAKGLEHPIVILANMNRYRFPPSSGGGCTVSFDDPIGIRQRKVYATDHGHPHVYDNWRSDVLRKCLPRGYDEERRLLYVAMTRAESHLVFTAGEEPNTFLEALPLEVEVYPPDVRDAESDETTQSTLQISVPAPDGPIGHTPHTLMEDAMFEGVDEGRGVAFGTRTHEFAERYALGEDVAPTNDDERNVKAVIDSLEGACRLEEEAYLPLSVDGEQVMISGIVDLVHIQPASVEIIDFKTDLSRHAEAEYRKQLSVYYHVLSEYFPDREVRAVIFYTADGDYVEVDPLSKDAVAALVRDVMREVGNRGRAIPLSPLTKRI; translated from the coding sequence ATGACGACGCCGAACGCGCACCAACAGAAACTCATCGAGAGCACCGACGGCATCTACGTCGTCGACGCCGGTGCCGGAACCGGGAAGACGTTCACCGTGACGCGACGATACGCGGCGATCATCGATCAGGACGAGATCGACCCGGATGACGTGTTGCTCGTTACATTCACCAACAACGCGGCCACCGAGATGAAAGACCGGATCGTTTCTCAGAGCGGGTATGGAACGCGGGAACTCGCTGACGCACCAATTCAGACGTTCCACAGCCTCTGTAACGAGATCCTCGTGGAACACGGGTTCGAGGCACCCACTCACCTCGGTATCGACGACCGAATCACGGATTCGACACGACTTCTCGAGGACGGTAACGTCGAGAAATCGCTGTTCCGGGAATTCATTCGTCAATTCTCGGATGACCATCCCGAGTACGACGATTTCTTCCGAGCCATCACCGAACCCGTCCAACTCCTGAGGCTGATCACCCAGCTCGCGTCGAAAGGTGTTTTCCCGACGGCTGAGGGGTGGTATCGAAACGGCGAACGGTATCTGGACGGTGACTTCGATTCGTTTCGGACACGCTTTGAGACGCTGAACGAGCCACGAAACGGTGGCCGAAAGCAGTCGCGCTTGCGTTCGAAGCTTGGACGCTATGGAAAAGACACGTGCTACCGTTCGGATGCACCCGAGCGAAGAGAGATACGCGGTCAGGGAACGAAGCAGGTTCCCGCAGACGTCGCCAGTCGCGTGTTCGAGGCCGATCGGACACAGCTCAAGGCGTTCGTCCACGACGTCTACCACGAGTACCTCTCGTTCGCCCTCCGTCGGAACTACCTGAACTTCGGGTTCCTGCAGCTCTTCGCGTTCGTCTTGCTCTGTGAGGATCACCGGGTTCGTGAGGACGTCGCCTTCGAGTACGTAATGGTCGATGAGTTCCAGGACTCGAGTGAGATCCAGTTCAAGCTCGCCTTGCTGCTCGCCGGGACGGACAACGTCTGTGTGGTTGGCGACTGGAAACAGAGCATCTACTCGTTCCAGTATGCCGCCGTCGAGAACATTACCGAGTTCGAGACGCGGCTGCATCGGTTTGTCGAGGAACTGAACGCCGACACGGCGCGCATACCGTGGATACTGGAGACGATCACCAAACTCGAACTGGTCGAAAACTACCGCTCGACACAGGCGATTCTCGAGTTCTCCGAACACAGCCTCGTCACGCCGGCGGCCAGCACTGACGATATCGACGTCGAGGCCGTGCAGGATCGAATCGTGTCGCTGTCCTCGAACGCGACCTACGAACACTCCCGTATCGAGGCGATCCAACACGAGGACGAACACGAGGCAATTCTCACGAAGATCCAGGAGATCGTCGGCAACGAGGCGTATCAGGTCGAAGACGGCGGGGAGCTCCGTCGACCAGAATATGCCGATATCGCGGTCTTGACGCGTACTCGAGATTTCGGCCGGGGACTCCTCGCTGTCGCTGAACCGAACGGGATACCGATGGCCTACGAGGGCGGGATCGAACTCTTCCGTTCCGATCCGGCGAAACTGTTGTTGGCGTGGCTCCGCATCCTCGAGTCTGACGCCGACCGTGGCTGGGCGGTCGTTCTCGAGGAGGCTGGCTATTCCCTCGATGAAATTAAAGCGATTCTGGATACTGACGCCTATCCTTCGACGATGGAAACGTTCAAAACCGAACTCGAGACCCTGGAAACGGTCGGTGGCGTCGCCCAGCGAGTCTTCGGTCGGTACGGATACGATGGCGCTACGACGGACGTGTTGCTGACGACGATCCAATCGGTTCACAACACCACGTCGATGACCCGCGGTGGCCTCATCGATTTCATCGAACACGGCATCGAGACCGGGAGCACACACGACGTCCACGACAGTGCTGGTGTGAACTCGGTCACGGTTCAGACGATCCACGCCGCAAAGGGTCTCGAACACCCGATCGTGATTCTCGCGAATATGAACCGCTACCGATTCCCTCCCAGCAGTGGGGGCGGGTGCACCGTTTCGTTCGACGATCCGATCGGGATTCGACAACGGAAAGTGTATGCGACCGATCACGGCCACCCTCACGTCTACGACAACTGGCGCTCCGATGTCCTTCGGAAATGTCTGCCTCGAGGGTACGACGAGGAACGACGGTTGCTCTACGTTGCGATGACTCGCGCTGAAAGCCACCTCGTTTTTACAGCGGGCGAGGAGCCGAACACGTTTCTGGAAGCACTCCCGCTCGAGGTGGAAGTGTACCCGCCGGATGTCCGTGACGCCGAATCCGATGAGACGACACAGTCCACGCTCCAGATTTCCGTCCCGGCCCCAGACGGCCCAATCGGGCACACGCCCCACACGCTAATGGAAGATGCGATGTTCGAAGGTGTCGACGAGGGGCGTGGCGTTGCGTTTGGGACCCGAACACACGAGTTCGCCGAACGGTATGCACTTGGTGAGGACGTGGCACCAACAAATGACGACGAACGCAACGTCAAAGCTGTTATTGACTCACTCGAAGGAGCGTGCCGACTCGAGGAAGAGGCGTACCTCCCGCTGTCCGTCGACGGCGAGCAGGTGATGATCTCCGGAATCGTCGATCTCGTCCACATCCAACCAGCGTCTGTCGAGATCATCGACTTCAAGACCGACCTCAGTCGCCATGCCGAAGCCGAATATCGAAAGCAACTCAGCGTCTACTACCACGTGTTGAGCGAGTATTTCCCCGATCGGGAGGTACGTGCAGTGATCTTCTACACAGCAGATGGAGACTACGTCGAGGTTGATCCGCTTTCGAAGGATGCGGTGGCTGCCCTCGTACGGGATGTGATGAGAGAGGTGGGGAATCGTGGACGGGCGATACCACTTTCTCCTCTGACTAAACGGATCTAG
- a CDS encoding ParA family protein, producing the protein MSNQTDQSRAVSVVILKGGVGKSTISMNLARQLTKRGRVLFADLDPNGHATNGLGYEKAYRGDTHLGNVLLDQGDATVGDIIRETPFEFDLLPSSNVLEDVEKELAGALQGSARVKTKIVDPLLGDHYDYIVFDCPAYPGMLNNNALVATGNVIIPLEPGTSSIGGYKRTMDRLIKPALEYIDIEVLALVPNKLRERIDHRTEDRELLENLNTAETTREKVPNFARITDEEFEAIDCGELRPPKPGIRYSAALSKSLKEHQPLLDYDPENTQLENFEELAAIVENGGVDR; encoded by the coding sequence ATGAGTAACCAAACAGATCAGTCACGCGCAGTCAGCGTCGTTATCCTGAAAGGGGGTGTAGGGAAGTCGACGATATCGATGAACCTTGCGCGCCAGTTAACGAAACGAGGGCGCGTCTTATTCGCCGACCTCGATCCAAACGGCCACGCGACGAACGGGCTCGGGTATGAAAAGGCCTATCGAGGGGACACACACCTGGGGAACGTACTCCTCGATCAAGGTGACGCGACTGTCGGGGATATTATCCGTGAGACCCCCTTCGAGTTCGATCTACTCCCCTCCTCAAACGTTCTCGAGGACGTCGAAAAAGAGCTGGCTGGGGCACTTCAGGGATCAGCTCGCGTCAAGACGAAGATCGTCGACCCACTTCTCGGTGACCACTACGATTACATCGTCTTCGATTGTCCGGCCTATCCGGGAATGCTCAACAACAACGCCCTGGTCGCTACGGGGAACGTCATTATCCCGCTCGAGCCAGGCACGAGTTCGATAGGCGGCTATAAACGAACGATGGATCGATTGATCAAACCGGCCCTCGAGTACATCGACATCGAGGTGCTCGCCCTGGTGCCAAACAAACTCCGCGAACGAATCGACCACCGAACCGAAGATCGCGAACTGCTCGAGAATCTGAACACGGCTGAGACGACACGAGAAAAGGTGCCGAATTTTGCCAGGATCACCGACGAAGAGTTCGAGGCGATCGATTGCGGAGAATTACGCCCGCCGAAACCGGGAATTCGTTACAGTGCAGCCCTGTCGAAGTCGCTCAAAGAACATCAACCATTGCTCGATTATGACCCGGAAAACACCCAGTTGGAGAACTTCGAAGAACTGGCCGCAATCGTCGAAAACGGTGGTGTCGACCGATGA
- a CDS encoding DUF3006 domain-containing protein: MNGTYSGVVDRIEDGETAVILLEDDDGIVDQLDLPIEQVPDSARSDGSVVSIELEDSTVVSIDYDASETQSRGESVREKLDRLSERLSEK, translated from the coding sequence ATGAACGGAACGTACTCAGGCGTCGTCGATCGCATCGAAGACGGCGAGACGGCCGTCATCCTCCTCGAGGACGACGATGGGATCGTCGACCAACTCGACCTGCCCATCGAGCAGGTGCCGGATTCCGCTCGATCGGACGGGAGTGTCGTCTCCATCGAACTCGAGGATTCCACGGTGGTCTCGATAGACTACGATGCCTCCGAGACGCAATCACGAGGTGAATCAGTCCGGGAGAAATTGGATCGGTTGTCAGAGCGACTGTCCGAGAAGTAA
- a CDS encoding DUF3274 domain-containing protein, with translation MSGGLEPTEEYDGSIRVRLLDDSAATEEFQCSSYHDAIDIVKEHQYTVTAAKIIDRDGDVVFSSVDMRIEDWAVEWKHAKRSLSVTVEEYDCPYDNIACFADDLCVKCKIDKVREQF, from the coding sequence ATGAGTGGTGGATTGGAACCGACTGAGGAGTACGATGGATCCATCAGAGTCCGGCTGCTAGACGATAGTGCGGCGACGGAGGAGTTCCAGTGTTCGTCGTATCACGACGCAATCGACATCGTGAAAGAACACCAGTACACCGTCACGGCAGCCAAAATCATCGACCGAGACGGCGACGTGGTGTTCAGTTCCGTCGATATGCGGATCGAAGACTGGGCTGTCGAGTGGAAGCACGCGAAACGGAGCCTTTCGGTTACGGTCGAAGAGTACGACTGTCCGTACGACAATATCGCGTGCTTCGCTGATGACCTGTGTGTCAAATGTAAAATCGACAAAGTTCGGGAGCAGTTCTGA
- a CDS encoding aldo/keto reductase, with protein sequence MTDQTQVDLEFVQLGRTGIYTSELQFGTWRFGRTTENGDLEIAEDCAHELLDGYADAGGRYIDTADVYGGGDSERWIGDWLADRDRERYTIASKLYWQIRDGDPNSKGTNRKNVRHRIDAILERLDTDYLDVLYIHRWDDATPTRELMKTLNALVESGKVHYLGASTMRPNAWKVARANAIADAHGWEPFTVLQPRYNLVDREIEGDYLEFARQRGLAVCPWSPLGQGFLTGKYSRDADLPDDSKVADSSRFRESYLTEANFDLHDELDAVAEEVDASPAQVALAWLMHRDGVTAPIVGARTVEQLEENLAAAAIDLSTAQVERLTTAKEGPYDGL encoded by the coding sequence ATGACCGATCAAACCCAGGTCGATCTCGAATTCGTCCAACTTGGCCGTACCGGTATTTACACGAGCGAACTGCAGTTTGGGACGTGGCGGTTCGGCCGAACCACCGAGAACGGCGATCTCGAGATTGCAGAGGATTGTGCTCACGAACTGCTCGACGGTTACGCCGACGCTGGCGGTCGCTACATAGACACTGCAGACGTCTACGGTGGCGGGGATAGCGAGCGCTGGATCGGTGACTGGCTTGCCGACCGTGATCGAGAACGGTACACAATCGCTTCCAAACTGTACTGGCAGATTCGGGATGGCGACCCAAATAGCAAGGGAACGAACCGAAAGAACGTTCGCCATCGCATCGACGCAATTCTCGAGCGACTCGACACCGACTACCTCGACGTTCTGTACATTCACCGGTGGGACGATGCGACGCCGACACGCGAATTGATGAAAACGCTGAACGCACTCGTCGAATCTGGCAAAGTGCACTATCTCGGTGCCTCGACTATGCGACCAAATGCGTGGAAGGTAGCCCGTGCGAATGCGATCGCCGACGCTCACGGCTGGGAGCCGTTTACCGTCCTGCAACCACGGTATAATCTCGTCGATCGTGAAATCGAGGGCGATTACCTCGAGTTCGCTCGGCAACGAGGACTGGCAGTCTGTCCGTGGAGTCCGCTCGGACAGGGGTTCCTGACTGGCAAGTATTCGCGTGATGCAGATCTTCCGGACGATTCGAAAGTCGCTGACTCGAGTCGGTTCAGAGAGTCGTATCTCACCGAGGCGAATTTCGATCTCCACGACGAACTGGATGCGGTTGCCGAGGAAGTCGACGCTTCGCCGGCACAGGTCGCCCTGGCGTGGCTCATGCATCGTGACGGCGTCACCGCACCGATCGTTGGAGCGAGAACGGTCGAGCAATTAGAAGAGAACCTCGCCGCGGCTGCCATCGACCTCTCAACGGCGCAAGTCGAACGGTTGACGACTGCAAAAGAGGGGCCCTACGACGGGTTGTAG
- a CDS encoding ABC transporter substrate-binding protein: MPDNSGVSRRSFLKATSAGAATAAVAGCFGGDGDDDGNGNGNGNGNGNGNGDDEISNVQKAQDAWDRIVDNPGPEDEDLRNEAYVEMEEAVRDDMILMPLYHNLNERFWYDHVDVEPTGALGGHRQQHNHTSLDDGSTELNLINSTVSSLDPIQSTDTASAVIINQVYENLVDYPDGIAELENQLVEEVDISDDLLTYTFTIKEATYHGGEELTADDFKYAWRRLAESPNSQRANFILGSGFLGIDHETDEDGAVVPDSIGVEVIDDRTFEMTLAEVEAAALDILTYDSFGPVPEGFVDDIEGYDGEVTQEEFATEVMNGTGPFEFDVWDPGTEARVTRFEDYHEEPANLESIHWQIIEDDEPIWTYINERNADIFGIPTSYYEQDNIDADEDDLNRDVGTYGPLENGDTVNYLGVAELSTFYVAFNASNAPRAVRQAVAYVTDHEELINLVFQGRGEEAWSFTPPGIWPTGADAYQEFAESWPYSPNQTDTGAAQEVLAEAGYTEDDPFEITLTTYADDTFQEFARLTRDKLDGTGIDLSIDEAEFSTLISRGEDGDLAMYTLGWIWSWADPAYGLFGFEPANTNTDLIPEEADGYYLDWEAEDE, encoded by the coding sequence ATGCCAGACAACTCAGGTGTATCCCGACGATCATTCCTCAAAGCAACCAGCGCCGGTGCAGCCACGGCAGCAGTGGCAGGGTGCTTCGGTGGCGATGGGGACGACGATGGAAACGGTAACGGCAACGGTAACGGTAACGGCAATGGTAATGGCGACGATGAGATCTCGAACGTCCAAAAAGCCCAGGATGCCTGGGATCGGATCGTAGATAACCCCGGACCGGAAGACGAAGATCTGCGTAACGAGGCCTACGTCGAGATGGAAGAGGCCGTACGCGACGACATGATCCTCATGCCGTTGTACCACAACCTCAACGAGCGGTTCTGGTACGACCACGTGGACGTCGAACCAACCGGTGCTCTCGGTGGCCACCGCCAGCAACACAACCACACCTCGCTCGATGACGGTTCCACTGAGCTGAATCTCATCAACTCGACGGTGTCATCGCTGGACCCCATTCAGTCGACGGACACAGCGTCTGCCGTCATCATCAACCAGGTGTACGAGAACTTGGTCGACTACCCCGACGGGATTGCCGAACTCGAGAACCAGCTGGTCGAAGAGGTCGATATCTCCGACGACCTCCTGACGTACACGTTCACTATCAAAGAGGCCACCTATCACGGTGGCGAAGAGCTGACCGCTGACGACTTCAAATACGCCTGGCGGCGCCTTGCAGAGTCGCCGAACAGCCAGCGTGCTAACTTCATCCTTGGCTCCGGCTTCCTCGGTATCGACCACGAGACCGACGAGGATGGCGCAGTCGTCCCAGACTCCATCGGTGTGGAGGTCATCGACGACCGCACGTTCGAGATGACGCTCGCAGAAGTCGAAGCTGCGGCTCTCGACATCCTCACGTACGACTCCTTCGGTCCAGTTCCTGAAGGCTTCGTAGACGACATCGAGGGCTACGATGGCGAAGTCACCCAGGAAGAGTTCGCTACCGAAGTGATGAACGGAACCGGTCCGTTCGAGTTCGACGTCTGGGATCCAGGGACGGAAGCCCGTGTTACCCGCTTCGAGGACTACCACGAGGAACCAGCGAACCTCGAGTCCATCCACTGGCAGATCATCGAAGACGACGAGCCAATCTGGACGTACATCAACGAGCGAAACGCCGACATCTTCGGCATTCCGACCTCGTACTACGAACAGGATAACATCGACGCCGACGAGGACGATCTCAACCGTGACGTTGGGACGTACGGACCGCTCGAGAACGGTGACACGGTCAACTACCTCGGTGTCGCCGAACTCAGTACGTTCTACGTTGCGTTCAACGCAAGCAATGCACCACGGGCTGTGCGGCAGGCAGTCGCTTACGTGACCGACCACGAAGAACTCATTAACCTCGTCTTCCAGGGCCGCGGTGAAGAGGCGTGGAGTTTCACCCCGCCCGGAATCTGGCCCACGGGTGCCGATGCGTATCAGGAGTTTGCAGAATCGTGGCCGTACTCGCCAAACCAGACCGACACGGGTGCAGCACAAGAAGTGCTCGCTGAAGCCGGCTACACCGAGGACGATCCGTTCGAAATCACGCTGACCACGTATGCGGACGACACCTTCCAGGAGTTCGCTCGCCTTACGCGTGACAAGCTCGACGGCACTGGCATCGATCTATCGATCGACGAAGCGGAGTTCAGCACGCTGATCAGCCGTGGCGAAGACGGTGACCTTGCCATGTACACGTTGGGCTGGATCTGGAGCTGGGCCGACCCCGCATACGGACTGTTCGGCTTCGAACCCGCGAACACCAACACGGATCTGATTCCCGAAGAGGCAGACGGGTACTACCTCGACTGGGAAGCTGAAGACGAATAA
- a CDS encoding ABC transporter permease has product MSRWRYFFQRVLLSIPILFLVMTLIFVILRMGPLDPVAAMLGPEASGVQAEQIRENLGLNEPLWRQYINYMVDLITFNFGQSYVIQSGRSVNALIAIFAPRTIWLGFWAVLLPLFIGIPLGFYAGLNPNSWGDYVASFSGIVWLAMPNFWLAIMMLAVLRRTQGGGFLGFDWYTIGPEVRSLIGTPPLDFIGFEEWQSLGMIPMPSGFYFDGGTLAVAIKMILPAAIVLGSASMATELRIGRTAILETINSNYVETARAKGLPGRVILWKHVFRNALIPLVPIITNEALLLLGGSVIVEVIFGINGLGRLFFLSATQGDLPLAGALIFIFTLITISLNILQDFLYTVLDPRVGYEQ; this is encoded by the coding sequence ATGAGCCGCTGGCGATACTTCTTCCAGCGAGTGCTGCTATCGATTCCGATTCTGTTCTTGGTGATGACGCTCATCTTCGTCATCCTCAGAATGGGACCGCTCGATCCGGTTGCAGCGATGCTTGGACCTGAAGCCAGTGGTGTACAGGCAGAACAAATACGAGAGAATCTCGGATTAAACGAACCGCTGTGGCGTCAGTATATCAACTACATGGTTGATCTGATTACGTTCAACTTTGGCCAATCGTACGTCATCCAGTCAGGCAGAAGTGTGAACGCGCTCATCGCCATTTTCGCGCCACGAACGATCTGGCTGGGATTCTGGGCAGTGTTGCTGCCGCTGTTTATCGGAATCCCACTTGGATTTTATGCCGGACTCAACCCGAATAGCTGGGGGGACTACGTTGCATCGTTTTCCGGCATCGTCTGGCTTGCCATGCCAAACTTCTGGCTGGCGATTATGATGCTCGCCGTCTTGCGACGAACGCAGGGTGGGGGCTTCCTCGGCTTCGATTGGTACACGATCGGACCAGAGGTAAGGAGCCTCATTGGCACGCCACCACTGGATTTCATTGGGTTCGAAGAGTGGCAATCGCTCGGGATGATCCCGATGCCGAGTGGATTCTATTTCGACGGCGGGACGCTTGCCGTCGCAATTAAAATGATCCTGCCGGCAGCAATCGTTCTGGGATCAGCGTCGATGGCGACCGAACTACGTATTGGGCGCACCGCAATCCTTGAGACGATCAACTCGAATTACGTCGAGACGGCTAGAGCAAAGGGGCTCCCCGGACGGGTGATTCTCTGGAAGCACGTCTTCCGAAACGCCTTGATCCCACTGGTTCCAATTATCACGAACGAGGCGTTGTTGTTGCTCGGTGGATCAGTCATTGTCGAGGTCATTTTCGGTATTAATGGCCTTGGTCGGCTGTTCTTCCTCTCAGCAACGCAGGGCGACCTGCCACTGGCAGGGGCACTCATCTTTATCTTCACACTGATAACGATCTCGTTGAACATTCTACAGGACTTCCTGTATACGGTACTCGATCCACGTGTGGGGTATGAACAATGA